One Natronomonas gomsonensis genomic window, CCGATGACCTCGATGGCGATTCTACGGGGTGAACCACGCCCTCGAAGAAACGATATAAAATCGTATGTTTTGAAAACGATAGCGTTTACGCACCACGGTAGCCTTAAACTTCTCTTGTTCTTCTCGTTTATATACTCTATCAAATATTTTCTGATGGGAAATAATAGGGAGCGTTTATATATTGGTCTGCTATCCGAGCGGACTGTATGGTCGAAAGCCACAATCTCCCGGACTACGAGTCAGTGCGTGAAGAGTTCTCGTGGGACGACATCTACGCGGAGGCGGATTGGGATGCACCCGAGGAACTGAACGTTGGACACGAGGTGGCCGACCGCCACGCTACCGACCGCGAGAAGGTGGCGCTGTATCAGGTCGGCACCGACGGCGAACTGAACAAACTGACGTTCTGGGAACTGGCCAACCGGTCGAGCCAGTTCGCGAACGTCCTCGAAGACCTCGGTGTCGAGGAGGGCGACCGGGTTTTCTCGTATATGCCGCGGATTCCCGAACACTACGTCGCCCTCGTGGGAACCCTCAAGCGCGGCGCCGTCTGGGGGAGCGTCAACGAGCGGTTCGGCCCCGACGGCATCTCCTATCGGCTTGACGACTGTGACGCGAAAGTCGTCGTCACGACCACCGACAACCGCGACACCGTCGCCGACGCCTTAGACGACGCGCCGACGGTCGAACACGTCATCACCGTCGACCGCGGCACGGGCGCCCCCGCCGAAGACGTCGTCTTCAACACGGCACTGGACGACGCGAGCACCGAGTACGACGCCGCCGAGACCGGCGGCGAAGACGACGCAATGTTGTACTACACCTCCGGGACGACCGGACTGGCGAAGGGCGTCCTGCATAAACACCGCTGGATTGCGGGCGTCGCCGCTACCCAGCGGTACACCGTCGACCTCCAGGAGGGTGACCTCTACTGGTCGACCGGCGACCTCGGCTGGCTGACCGGGGCCATCAACACCCTCGGTGCGTGGTTCTGGGGGAGTTCGCTGTTCACCTACGAGGGCGAGTTCGATCCCGAGGAGTGGGCCGACCTCCTCGACGAATACCCCATTACCGTCCTGTTTTCGGTGCCGACGGCCTACCGGATGCTCCGCGAACACGAGGAGGTCCTCGAAGGCGTCGACCTCGACCTCCGACATGCGCTGTCCATCGGCGAACCCCTCTCTGCGGGCGTCGTCGAGTGGGGCGAGGAGTCGCTGGGCGTCACCATCCTCGACACCTACGGCCAGACCGAGACGGGCAACATGATTATCAACAACTACCCGACGATGGAACTCCGTCCCGGCTCGATGGGCAAACCCCTCCCGGGCATCGAGGCGGACATCGTCGACCCCGAGACGGGCGA contains:
- a CDS encoding acyl-CoA synthetase, which encodes MVESHNLPDYESVREEFSWDDIYAEADWDAPEELNVGHEVADRHATDREKVALYQVGTDGELNKLTFWELANRSSQFANVLEDLGVEEGDRVFSYMPRIPEHYVALVGTLKRGAVWGSVNERFGPDGISYRLDDCDAKVVVTTTDNRDTVADALDDAPTVEHVITVDRGTGAPAEDVVFNTALDDASTEYDAAETGGEDDAMLYYTSGTTGLAKGVLHKHRWIAGVAATQRYTVDLQEGDLYWSTGDLGWLTGAINTLGAWFWGSSLFTYEGEFDPEEWADLLDEYPITVLFSVPTAYRMLREHEEVLEGVDLDLRHALSIGEPLSAGVVEWGEESLGVTILDTYGQTETGNMIINNYPTMELRPGSMGKPLPGIEADIVDPETGEVLEPGETGEIAERGEYPCFFDEYWQKPEKTADCFIDGPDGEWYLSGDLAHKDEDGYFWFEGRADDVILSSGYRIGPFEVESSLGEHEAVAETAVVPKPHPERGNIVKAYVVPSEGATPSEDLKETVKTHVKEELSAHEYPREIEFVEELPKTVTGKIRRTELQDEAEEEADVSA